One genomic region from Methanobacterium sp. encodes:
- the ftsA gene encoding coenzyme F390 synthetase — translation MKTYFNPEIETMPRDDLDALIDARIKYTVNYAFQNSPFYRKWFKEKNISISDIKSHEDLRELPIITGKTVRERQPPETEEFEFRCKGSEIFTIHETSGTSGTPKAFFLTWDDWNRYADKYARSFTSQGFGEGDRVVVCASYGMNVGANTMTLAAQKIGMTIIPEGKCTFPVRIIKSYQPTGIVGSIFKFLRLAKRMEAEGIKPEESSIKRLIAGGESFAEESRAYLEEIWGVPVYNTYGSTEGTMCGECHKKVGLHVPEDLVHLDVYNPQLKDFVDEGECGRIVLTTLIPEGEKTGTLLLNYDTEDTTVVVSREKCPCGRTHMRIMNPQREAETVWVAGSPFNRVDIERGVFQRDNMDYLTGEYEAFLYGDEMETTLRVSMECEDPENCNKGLIEDNFVKSFLQFKPALQQAHEDGSFNLSFNFTGPGGLEFYKVRGRPKRLVDRR, via the coding sequence ATGAAAACCTATTTCAACCCAGAAATAGAAACAATGCCTCGAGATGACCTCGACGCACTTATAGATGCACGTATAAAATATACGGTTAATTATGCATTTCAAAACTCGCCATTTTATAGAAAATGGTTTAAAGAAAAAAATATTAGCATTTCTGACATTAAATCCCACGAAGATTTAAGGGAACTACCAATTATAACCGGTAAAACAGTTCGCGAAAGACAACCCCCTGAAACAGAAGAATTCGAATTCAGATGTAAAGGCAGCGAAATATTCACAATCCACGAAACAAGTGGAACAAGCGGCACTCCTAAAGCTTTTTTTCTTACATGGGATGACTGGAACAGATATGCAGATAAATATGCAAGATCATTCACATCTCAAGGATTTGGGGAAGGAGATCGAGTAGTTGTCTGCGCATCCTATGGAATGAACGTCGGTGCTAATACAATGACCCTTGCAGCCCAAAAAATTGGGATGACCATAATTCCTGAGGGTAAATGCACATTTCCAGTCAGAATAATTAAAAGTTACCAGCCCACAGGTATTGTGGGAAGCATATTCAAATTTTTACGCCTTGCAAAGCGTATGGAGGCTGAAGGGATCAAACCTGAAGAATCCAGCATCAAACGGCTAATTGCAGGTGGTGAAAGCTTTGCAGAAGAATCAAGAGCATATTTAGAAGAAATATGGGGGGTACCTGTTTACAACACCTACGGAAGCACTGAAGGAACAATGTGCGGGGAATGCCACAAAAAAGTAGGCCTTCACGTGCCTGAAGACCTCGTACACCTCGATGTTTACAACCCACAGCTTAAAGATTTTGTAGATGAAGGTGAATGTGGTAGAATAGTGCTTACGACCCTTATTCCAGAGGGTGAAAAGACAGGAACGCTTCTTCTAAATTATGACACTGAGGATACTACTGTTGTGGTAAGCAGGGAAAAATGTCCATGCGGCAGAACCCATATGAGAATAATGAACCCCCAGCGTGAGGCAGAAACTGTTTGGGTTGCAGGATCACCTTTTAACAGGGTAGATATAGAACGAGGAGTTTTCCAGAGAGATAATATGGATTATTTAACTGGAGAATATGAGGCCTTTCTCTATGGGGATGAGATGGAAACAACTTTGAGGGTGAGTATGGAATGCGAAGACCCTGAAAACTGCAATAAAGGTCTGATTGAAGATAATTTTGTCAAAAGTTTCCTTCAATTCAAACCTGCCCTACAGCAAGCACATGAAGATGGGAGTTTTAACCTGAGCTTTAATTTTACTGGACCAGGAGGGCTTGAATTCTATAAGGTTAGGGGCAGACCCAAACGTTTAGTGGATCGTCGGTGA